The following are from one region of the Littorina saxatilis isolate snail1 linkage group LG2, US_GU_Lsax_2.0, whole genome shotgun sequence genome:
- the LOC138959732 gene encoding uncharacterized protein, whose protein sequence is MGGQIAQDTVPNMAHTLSSNRDWGKSWIYTDCAGDVIQWPPKCDLARLAGKWAARAGFPGVVGAIDGTYIKIPGTRDAYICRKGFPAMHLQVVCDKDLLFLDVFMGYTGSVHDSRVFPNSDLHGVLESDASKLPPEYHMIGDSAYPQSPQVPAGSIPGQRPSDPCGNCLQQSPGKDKS, encoded by the exons ATGGGCGGTCAGATAGCCCAGGACACTGTGCCAAATATGGCACATACACTCTCATCGAACAGGGACTGGGGAAAGTCCTGGATATATACAGATTGTGCAG GAGATGTCATCCAGTGGCCACCAAAATGTGACCTGGCTCGATTAGCTGGGAAATGGGCAGCCAGAGCTGGTTTCCCGGGCGTAGTTGGAGCGATTGATGGGACCTACATAAAGATACCAGGAACCAGGGATGCGTACATCTGCCGTAAAGGTTTCCCAGCGATGCATCTCCAG gtTGTATGCGACAAAGACCTCCTCTTTCTGGATGTGTTTATGGGTTACACTGGGTCCGTGCATGACAGCCGAGTTTTCCCCAACTCAGATCTCCATGGAGTGTTGGAGTCTGACGCAAGTAAGCTGCCTCCAGAGTACCATATGATCGGGGACTCGGCCTACCCTCAGTCTCCGCAAGTACCTGCTGGTTCCATTCCGGGACAACGGCCATCTGACCCCTGTGGAAACTGCCTACAACAGAGCCCAGGCAAGGACAAGAGTTGA